In Lacibacter sp. H375, one DNA window encodes the following:
- a CDS encoding ABC transporter ATP-binding protein: protein MESVIKVTQLSKVFSEITAVSDLSFTVQKGDVYGFLGQNGAGKSTTIRMLLTLITPTSGSIEIFGYDLYKHRKEILRNTGAVIERPDLYKYLTAYETLQLFAKMSGVKLTKANFMDQLELVGLAQRANSKVRTFSQGMKQRLGIAVALVHDPQLIMLDEPTNGLDPQGIADMRNLILMLREKMNKTILVSSHLLSEVEQIANRMLIIDKGKKLVEGTVAELFHPDDTVVYIETKDHTTCEQLLTQTNYADKMMGIDAGGIELKLRKEEVPALTKLLVENNISVLGITARHSLEDYFLKITTANQHVEPFKN, encoded by the coding sequence ATGGAATCAGTCATTAAGGTTACTCAACTCAGTAAAGTTTTCAGCGAAATAACAGCGGTAAGCGATCTTTCTTTTACTGTACAGAAAGGCGATGTGTATGGTTTTCTTGGACAGAATGGTGCAGGTAAATCTACCACTATCCGTATGTTGCTTACGCTTATTACACCTACAAGTGGATCCATTGAAATTTTTGGTTATGATCTGTACAAGCACCGAAAAGAAATTCTGCGTAATACGGGTGCAGTGATTGAACGTCCTGATCTCTACAAATATTTAACGGCATACGAAACATTGCAATTGTTTGCAAAAATGAGTGGCGTAAAACTCACGAAAGCAAACTTTATGGATCAGCTTGAACTTGTTGGTCTTGCACAAAGGGCCAACAGTAAAGTGCGTACATTCTCGCAAGGCATGAAACAGCGCTTAGGTATTGCCGTTGCATTGGTGCATGATCCGCAGCTGATCATGTTAGATGAACCAACCAATGGATTAGATCCGCAAGGGATCGCTGATATGAGGAATCTTATTCTTATGCTGCGTGAAAAAATGAACAAGACCATTCTTGTTTCATCGCACTTGTTAAGTGAGGTTGAGCAGATTGCTAACCGCATGCTCATTATTGATAAGGGAAAGAAATTGGTTGAAGGGACAGTGGCTGAGTTATTTCATCCCGATGACACCGTAGTCTATATCGAAACAAAGGATCACACAACTTGCGAACAATTACTCACGCAAACAAATTATGCAGATAAGATGATGGGGATTGATGCAGGTGGTATTGAACTGAAACTGCGTAAAGAAGAAGTGCCGGCATTGACAAAATTGTTGGTTGAAAATAACATCAGTGTATTGGGTATTACAGCAAGGCATTCATTGGAAGATTATTTTTTAAAGATCACAACAGCAAATCAACATGTGGAGCCTTTTAAAAATTGA
- a CDS encoding LolA family protein yields the protein MMKLKSFFIPLLSKILLTSFFFLVASSIKAQTADELIRNVKAKMDKVNDYIATGKMKTDVVFIKAPIANIKSYFKKPNKFAIKRDGGVSLLPKGGVSVNVSSLLLTDSYTAIDAGVGTVAGTVVRIIKLLPLSETSDVVLTTMYIDEKNLLIRKSSTTTKESGTYDMEMQFGKYAEWGLPDKVVFSFNTKDYKLPKGITLEYDDGSKKPELPKNKKGKVEISYSSYVINKGVTDAMMK from the coding sequence ATGATGAAATTGAAATCTTTTTTTATACCCTTGTTGAGTAAGATCCTTCTTACCTCATTCTTTTTTCTTGTGGCCTCATCAATTAAAGCACAAACGGCTGATGAACTCATCCGCAATGTAAAGGCGAAGATGGATAAGGTGAACGATTATATTGCTACCGGTAAAATGAAGACGGATGTAGTGTTCATCAAAGCACCAATTGCTAATATCAAATCTTATTTCAAGAAACCAAACAAGTTCGCCATTAAGAGAGATGGAGGTGTTTCGTTATTGCCGAAAGGTGGTGTGAGTGTAAATGTAAGTTCGTTATTACTCACCGATAGTTATACTGCTATTGATGCAGGTGTAGGTACTGTTGCAGGCACAGTAGTACGCATAATTAAACTGTTACCACTCAGTGAAACCAGCGATGTGGTTTTAACTACGATGTATATTGACGAAAAGAATCTGCTCATCCGTAAATCAAGCACTACTACCAAAGAAAGTGGTACCTATGATATGGAAATGCAGTTCGGTAAGTATGCAGAGTGGGGCTTGCCTGATAAAGTAGTATTCTCCTTCAATACAAAAGATTACAAACTTCCGAAAGGCATTACACTTGAGTATGATGATGGCAGTAAAAAACCTGAGCTCCCTAAAAATAAAAAAGGAAAAGTAGAGATCAGCTACAGTTCTTATGTCATCAATAAAGGTGTGACAGATGCTATGATGAAATAA
- a CDS encoding ABC transporter permease gives MWSLLKIELFKVFKRPRTYIAFIAVWAIVSLIQLAIYVDGAKYMDFVLKDVKDNFDVIGNPLNGYFVCFVILQTLLIHVPLLVALVSADMIAGEANMGTLRLLITKPVSRTKLLMSKFMASAIYAIILLIWIAILGLFLSMAIFGTDGLMNAKSYEIIILNGNDIFWRYLCAFGYAAIALITVSSLGFFFSIFAENSLGPIVATMSVIIVFTILTTLDIPMFQDVKDFFFTSHMIGWKGFFEMKTDAEGMSIPGTIRNLPAVLRSAGILLLHIFIFTGSAIFIFNRKDVLS, from the coding sequence ATGTGGAGCCTTTTAAAAATTGAGTTGTTCAAAGTATTCAAACGTCCACGCACTTACATAGCGTTTATTGCTGTTTGGGCAATTGTGTCGTTGATACAACTGGCTATTTATGTTGATGGAGCCAAGTACATGGATTTTGTGTTGAAAGATGTGAAAGATAATTTTGATGTGATCGGGAATCCGCTCAATGGCTATTTTGTTTGCTTTGTTATTTTGCAAACATTGCTGATACATGTACCGTTGCTCGTGGCATTGGTTAGCGCAGATATGATTGCGGGTGAAGCGAATATGGGTACCCTTCGGTTACTGATCACAAAACCAGTAAGCCGTACAAAACTGTTGATGAGCAAATTCATGGCATCGGCTATTTATGCCATTATTCTTCTTATCTGGATTGCTATACTTGGTTTGTTTCTTTCAATGGCTATATTCGGTACCGATGGTTTGATGAATGCAAAAAGTTACGAGATCATTATCCTGAATGGTAATGATATTTTCTGGCGCTACTTATGTGCGTTTGGTTATGCAGCAATAGCGCTCATCACAGTTTCATCGCTTGGATTTTTCTTTTCCATTTTTGCAGAGAATTCGCTGGGGCCCATTGTGGCCACAATGAGTGTGATCATTGTATTTACCATCCTCACAACATTGGATATCCCGATGTTCCAGGATGTTAAAGATTTTTTCTTTACGTCGCATATGATCGGTTGGAAAGGTTTTTTTGAGATGAAAACAGATGCAGAAGGGATGTCTATTCCGGGTACTATTCGAAATTTACCGGCAGTTTTACGAAGTGCAGGCATCCTTTTGCTGCATATTTTCATCTTCACAGGGTCGGCTATCTTTATATTTAACAGGAAAGATGTGCTGAGTTGA
- the pdxA gene encoding 4-hydroxythreonine-4-phosphate dehydrogenase PdxA, which yields MTQTEQKPVIGFSCGDLNGIGIEIIIKTLNDSRLTELCTPVVFASNKSINFYKKSVSDGNFNYQAVRDFQRLSPKTVNVFSCWEDEVSITPGQLTDIGGSYAIISLTEAVKALKEKQIDALVTAPIHKKNVQSEAFPYTGHTPYLKAAFEANDVVMFMVAENIKVALVTEHIPVAEVAQHISREAIVSKLKLMNQSLKKDFGIDKPKIAVLGLNPHAGDEGLIGKEEEEIIKPAIKEAKQSDVFCFGPYSSDAFFARGQHEKFDAVLAMYHDQGLIPFKSLAIGEGVNYTAGLQGIRTSPDHGTAFDIAGKGKADESSIRAALFMAIDIFRSRNGYADARKNPMRKMSAAMLARAVDEKIEEE from the coding sequence ATGACGCAAACCGAACAAAAACCAGTTATTGGCTTCAGCTGTGGCGACCTGAATGGAATTGGTATCGAAATCATTATTAAAACCCTGAACGACAGCAGGCTTACAGAACTTTGCACCCCTGTTGTTTTTGCATCAAACAAAAGCATCAACTTCTATAAAAAATCGGTGAGCGATGGTAATTTCAATTACCAGGCAGTAAGGGATTTCCAGCGTTTAAGTCCTAAAACAGTAAATGTGTTCAGCTGCTGGGAAGATGAAGTAAGCATTACCCCGGGTCAGTTAACAGATATCGGCGGCAGTTATGCCATTATTTCCCTCACCGAGGCTGTGAAGGCATTGAAGGAAAAACAGATCGATGCTTTGGTTACGGCTCCTATCCACAAAAAGAATGTACAATCAGAAGCTTTTCCATATACCGGTCACACGCCTTATCTGAAAGCTGCGTTTGAGGCAAATGATGTGGTGATGTTTATGGTGGCCGAAAATATTAAAGTGGCATTGGTAACCGAACATATTCCGGTTGCCGAAGTAGCGCAGCATATTTCAAGAGAAGCCATTGTAAGTAAACTGAAGTTGATGAACCAATCACTGAAAAAAGATTTTGGCATTGATAAACCAAAAATCGCAGTGCTGGGGTTAAATCCACATGCGGGTGATGAAGGTTTGATCGGCAAAGAAGAAGAGGAAATTATTAAACCAGCCATTAAAGAAGCAAAACAAAGTGATGTATTTTGTTTCGGTCCGTATAGCTCTGATGCGTTTTTTGCCCGTGGACAACACGAAAAATTTGATGCAGTGTTAGCCATGTATCATGATCAAGGTTTGATCCCTTTTAAATCACTTGCTATTGGTGAAGGCGTAAATTATACAGCGGGCTTACAAGGCATACGCACAAGTCCCGATCATGGAACTGCATTTGATATTGCAGGGAAAGGGAAAGCTGATGAATCATCAATTAGAGCAGCTTTGTTTATGGCAATTGATATTTTCCGCAGCCGCAATGGTTATGCCGATGCACGCAAAAACCCGATGCGAAAAATGAGTGCAGCAATGTTGGCAAGAGCTGTTGATGAAAAAATTGAAGAAGAATAA